The following is a genomic window from Prevotella sp. E13-17.
AGAAAAGCGGCAAATTGTCCGTGTTTTCGTGTTAATTTCTATGGGAATAGTCCCTAAACCTTGAACCGCAGAGACGTGATCCGCAGGGACAGTACTGTTCTATTCTGGACCGAAAAGAGGTCGTGTCTGTTACTATTGACACGACCTCTTTTATATTCCACATTTAAAACTTGCTAAGGAGGTTTCTTTACAACTAGCAACCTATTACTGGGTCATCTGCAGAAAGAGCACTGATGCTTGATCGCAAGTATGCAGATGCTATTGGTTGTATTCTTAGCAGCAATCTTTCTATTTGGTACTCACTACTGTCCCGTTAAAGTGGACTAATCGGTCTTTGAAATAATTGAATTACAGTCTTTTACGAGCAATTTTGAGAGTCAACGGTTTTGAATTTGTACCTTTGCTGCCAAATTTAACAGGCTACAATGAACCAAGGTCAATACGTTTTCTAAACTCTACAAATACCCTTTCTAGACTCTACAATTACCTTTTCTAAACTCTAGAAACAAACCAAAAGCAGAACTATTGCGTGACAATAGTGGCACTTTAGCCTGTGAAAAGTGCCACTATTCCATGAGCAAATCGGCACTATTCGCAGGGAAAAGTGCCGCTTTTCTATGAGAGAAGTACCGCTTTAGTATTCTTTCTCTTCATCCATATCATCCCACACGTTGTGGCGACGGGTGTCGGCACCGCCTGGGGGCTCGGGGTCTCCCTCACCCTTATCTACATCGGTGTCACCACTAACACGTGTAAGCGATCCGCAGATCATTTGCTGTATCATGATTCTCTGCACTTGAATGGCAGGAACGATATATGTTTTCTTTTTCATATTCTTATACTCGTTTTTCTCGTTCAACATATTTGAGCAAGCTCATTGTTTCTCTCACTTAACCACGACCTTGAGCTTCGCTCGAGCTCGTTCGCGTTCGGAAACATTTGAGCAAGCTCATTGTTTCTCTCACTTAACCACGACCTTCTTGCCATTCTTGACGAATACACCGTTCTTCACGCTCTGTACCTTCTGACCGTTCAGGTTGTAAACAACGCCCTCACTTTCAGAGAGGTCAGCATTGAGGTCACGAATACCCGATGTCACACCATCGATGGTGAAGTCCACGATGCGAGCGCCCATAGTCTTAGCCTCGATGTAAGCACGAGTACCCTTGATGAAGGTACCATCATCCTTAGCCGACTTATAGATCTTGTTCTGATAGATGTAGTAGTCACCAGTCTTAACAAACTTGCTTGCGTCATAAGAACCCACGAAGTCGAAGTTGGTTCCAGCCACCTTAGCCTCACCTGTCTTCACCTGCACACCATTGAAGGTAACAGAAGCAGGAGCAGTAGAAGTCTTCAGCAGCACAGGCGTGTTAGCAGTAATAGCAGGCGTAGCCATCTTTGTAAAGCTAACCGTAGCATTCTGAGCATCAGCACTTGCCTCAGCATATTCAGCCACCTCTACAGTACCGAACTTAGCCGTAAGCGTAGCATTGTCAATGTCGAACGGAACCACAAACGTATTCCAGTTGGTGTTAGAGAGTGTACGAGTCAGGGTAACATCTGCGTAGTCAGAAGCAGCTGGAGTATAGTCAACTCCCTCGTTGATAGAAACAACGTCTGCTACAGCCTTCTTCAGTTCAATGTTAGAAACAGCAATGGCATTATCGGCGCTTACCGAACCGTTCTTCAAGAAAACTTTGTAGTTTCCATCCTCAACTTCGAATACGAAGTTTACAGCAACAACTGAACCTCCTGAGCTCACAGCTACATTAGGTGTATGAACAGTCTTTTCTTTAACAATGTCACCATTTTCTTTCGCAATCTGAATAGTAACATCCTTGTCTACCTGTCCCCAGCCACCTACTTGTGCAGTCATACGATAAACAGTATTTTTGAGAGGTATTGTATAGCCTACCGTCTCGCCATATGTATAAATAGTAGTTTTCGCACTATTAGTACCATCAAAACGGAAGTATGCGCAAGAACGGGTACCATCACCCTGATTGAATACAGCAAGATTATCGTAGTTACCTTGACCAGAAGTCAGAACAAATGCTCGTGCATGATATGCTCCACCTATACCAGCAGAATGGTCAGTTTTCCAACCATCCATAGTACCATCGTTTTCAGATAGAGCAAAGTCACCATTATAAATAGCATTCACCTCGGCAACATTAGCAGTCCATGTAGTGCCAGTCAGAGCAGTGGTAGCAGCAACTACATTCTTTCCTGATACGGTCTCTGGATTAACAGCCTTGGCTGCAGCAAGTTTAGTGAGAGCATCAACGTTATTATAAGGTGCATATTCACCATCTTCAAATCCAAGAGTCTTAGCCTCGGCAGCAGCAATGGCATCAGAAAGGGCTGTCTTCTCTGAAGCGGTTGCCTTTGGCTCGTAGTAAGTCAGAGTCCAGTTGTCATAAACTGTCCATGTGCCACAGTTAGCACCTGGGCGTGAAGGATTCTTAATACCAATCTCCAAACTTCCTGTACCACTTCCTCCATCTGCTACATATACATATACCTCATTACTATAGTTACCTGTTGCAAGGGCTGTATAAGCAGAAGATTCGTTATTAGGATAGTGTTTGCCACCAAAAGAATAATCACTTGCATATGCATCATTTGCTCCATAATCCATCACTGACTTAAGCTGTGTCTTTGCATCGCCTGCATAAAGGTAAGTGATACCACGTGCACCGTCTGCTGCAGATACCTTGACATTGCTTGCTGCACGCTGGAAAGCATCGACGCTCAGTTTATAAAGACCTGGCTCCAGATTCTCCACAGTCTCTGAATAATAAGTCACTGGACCACTATCTGATTGATTACCAGGATAAACTTGGTATTTCTCAGCCTTAGAACCTGTAATAGTAATAGATGTCTCTACATAATTAGTTGCTAATTCAGAATCAAGTGCAGCCTTCGTTGTGATACCTGCCATGCCAGCAGCAGTAGCAGCGTTGATTGACTGTGTGTTTGCATTGGCCGTGTAATTGTCAACATGAGAAGCGGTGCTTTCAAGTGACCAGATATTTGACGTACCTAGCAGATTAACTCCTTCAACAGCATCAGCAACAGTAGCTCCACTATTAGCTGCAAGATATTTGCTGTTGTTGGTGTTCAGGAACTTGTAACCGCCGGCAACTTTCGTTACGTTGAAATTGCGGATTCTACTGTCAGTACAGTCACCATAACAGAATCCATCGTCGCCCAAATACAATTCACTGTCGAAGTATCTGAGTTGTGTGTTGTTGTTTCCGTCAGTGGCAACCTTGAATGCCAGTCCCCAGTTGTCGAGCACAGCCTGTGTGTTATAGGCACCAGCACGACTGATATAAGAGTTTGTATAAGTATTGTACATATAATATGTTCCATCATATATTGCTGGAGTTGTCAAGGTAATGTTCTGAGCCTCATTATATGTACTACCAACAGCATAACCAATAGCATTTGCAGGAATAGCAAGCGTGAAGGCGGTGCCTACTGCAAGACCTGATGGTACCTCGAAACTGAAACCATTAGACGTTGGGGTAACTGCTATTGCATCACCATCGAAAGTGACGCCACTGAAATCCTTGGTGAGAACTGCGCCTGGATTACTCGTCACCAGATCCTGATAGCTAACCGTAACAGTATTACCAGGCTGGATATATGTCTTGTCAGCAGTTGCCGAACCAACAGTATAGGTATAGGAAGCCGGAGCAACCACGAGGTTATTAGCTGCACCTACAGACTTAACATAGTAACGTGTAACAGAGAGTGAATTATTCTCGGCAACGAGTGTGACACCACCTGTAGTGGCAGTAGTTAGTGTATAACCATCGGTTGTACAGATAATTTTGCTAAGATCCGTAGCTGTAGCATTATAGTTGTCGCCGGCAACGGCAATATCAAAGTAATACCATGTGTCAGCAGCCATAGCGCCGCCAGCAGGAAGTTCCTCTGCGTAGTCTTGAACAACCTTGCCAATATAGGTCATTTTAATCCAATCGACACCAAACCAATTAGTGCTTCTTGCACCGTTGTTCTTTACACCAACACGCAATTCTCCATCATTGACGAAAATACCATCAGTTGTATATGTATGAAGATCACTATCACCGCAATCATCCGTAACGCCGGCAAAAACCGTAACACTAGAATTATTTGTAGCATAGACGCCACTATTGCCATTGGGGGTTCCTTGTGTATTCCACATAGATGCAGAAAGAGTATATCTGCCATCAGGCAGACCCGTCACAGTTTGGTAATAGTCGAAGTATCTAGCATGATTGTCACACCAGTGTTCTATAGCGGTATTTCCATGAACCCATGAGTTACCACCATCTTTGTTTATAGTCCAACCATTAAAAGAATCGTTAAAACACCCCCAGAAGTCCCAGTTACTGATAAACTCCGTAACATCAGAACCTGGCGCAATCTCCGTTCCTAAGAATGTTAATGTTACAGCATCAAAATTGGCCCAACGCGCATTAATATCAGAATGACCGGCACAAGAAATTGCCAATGTGCCATCAGTAACTTTGGCTATAACTCTAGTATAACGCCAACCTGCTACACCTGAACCAATAGCTGTTTCTGTACCATTAGCAAGAATATTACCATTTGTGTCACCATTGCGGCTAAAGTAGCTTTCAGCTCCATTGGCAATCAATTTCATCCAAAGATCGGAAGCATTTGACATTTGAGCTGCCGCTTGTACCTGATAATAACCATTTGGTAAACTTGTTACTGTCTGGCTGATAGTAGCATCCCAAGACGAGCCCCAATTTGTAAGTTCAATAAAATTGGTAGTACCATCGAAACCTTTTCCATTGTAATAGCGAGCCTGACCTGTAATTGTCCATCCATCAGCATTGTCCGTAAAAGTAGGATTGGTGATATACGAAGTCATATCATCACCCGGATTAGGATCTGCCCATGCCAAATTGCCACCCCCAACAAATAGGGCGCAAATAGCCATTAATAGTTTTAGTCTTCTCATAAATAGTTAGTATTGTTAGTTAGTAATAAGTTATTCTTAACGTTTTAGTAATTAGTACGTTAGATATCACATCTATCAGTTGCAAAAATAGGATATTTTTATGATATGACCAAATAAAATTGCCATAAAAAACAAAAATAGGACGAAAATTTTTCTTTCGCCCTATTTCATTTTATGTTCTTTATCAATGATTTTTATCACTTTCTGACAAAATCCAAGGATATAATTTGCCGTTTTTTGGACAAAATCCAAGGATTTAGTGCTTAAAGGTTCTTTTGGGGATAAAGCGCATCCCACCATGTGGAGTCGTCTTTCAGCCATTTGGCAAACCACGCCATCTGGGTGGCCAACCACTTCTCTTTCTTGGCATAGTCCAGGATGTGATGGTTCTCACCTTTCACCTGAACCAGAGCCACCTCGCGGCCCAACAGCTTGAGCGCGGTGAACATCTGCAGACTCTCTACCAGAGGGACATTGGTGTCGGCATCGCCATGAAGCAACAGCAACGGGGTGTGAATCTTGTCGGCATTGAACAGTGGCGACTGGTCAACATACAACTGTCGGTGGCTCCAGGGATAGCTGTTGGCCATCGACACCTCGCTGTAGTTGTAGCCCCAATAGCCCTGTCCCCAGTAGCTGGTGTGGTTGGCAATGCCGGCATGACTGACGGCAGCGGCAAAGATGTCAGTCTGCGTCTGCAGATATTGTGTCATGAAACCGCCATACGAAGCGCCCATACATCCCACTTTCTCGGCATTGATGAAGGGATGAGCAGCACAAATCTGCTTCACGCCCTCGATGATGTCTTCGGCAGGCCCATGACCAGCGGTGTTGACATGGCGCGAAGCCCACTCCTGACCGAATCCGGTGGCGCCGCTGGGTTCTACGATGTAGGCCACATAACCCAGCGAGTTCCAGTACTGAGGGGCATAAGGCGACTCGAAATAACGGCTGGTGGGCGAACAACCACCATAATAATAGACAATCATGGGATACTTCTTTGTGGCATCGAAGTCTTTGGGCAGATAGAGACGACCATAGACCGTGTCTCCCTTTGAGTTGGTGTAGTTCCAGTCCTCACAGGTGCCCAACTCTGCATCTCCCAGGGCCTCGCGACCGTCAAACAGCTGGCTGTCTTTTGCCTTCTTGAAGATGTTGGCGACAGAAGCTACATAGGCAGAGGCTGGTTCCATGGTCTTATAGGAGAGATAAGCCACGGTGGCGGCATGCGATGCCATGTCATAACGGTAGATGTTATCACCCGTCACGGGCATTCTCTTGATCTGACCGTTCTGGGGATTGAGCTGATAGAGATAGACATAGTCGCGACACTCAGCACGGAAATAGACCTTTTCATCTACCGACGACCAAACGACATGGCCTGTCACCGAGGGGTCGAAGTCCTTGGTCAGGGGCTTCACCTGCTTCGTGGCGATATCATAGAGGAAGAGTTCGTTCTCGGTCATACTGGGCGTCACGTCGGCAGCCAACTGACAACCGATGCGGTTGAAGGCTTCGGGGCTGCCACTGAACAGGATCTGCCTCCCGTCGGGCGAAAAGGTGCCGCCACCCAAGAATCCCTCACACTGCATCAGGGTGTCGGTCTGCAGCGTCTGTGCATCGATGACAAACACATCTTGCACCTCGGTAGGACGCTTGGCCAGACGGGAATATGAAGACACGACCAACAGTTTTTTACCGTCTTGCGAGATGTCCGACAGGTAGGTGGTCTGACGTCCAAAGGTGATGCGCTGACACAATCCGCTGGCTATGTCGTAGCGTTTCAGGTAGTATCGTGAGCGCCAGCCTGGCTGACGGTCGTCCATCTCCAGCACCTGATAGACGTCGGCATCCTCCTTGGGACCTTCTTCCTGACAGGTGAAAATCAGGAAATCCTCCGTGGGACTGATGGTATAGTCATCGCGTGGAATGTCATAAGCCCACTGCCTGCGCTGCCCGGTCAGAGGATTGACCTGATAGAGCACGCGCTTGTTGCCCTGATACTCTTCTTCGATGTAGGCACAGGTGCGCGGCATCCACCTGCCCATCGACGTGGGGCGCGACAGCAGACGCTGGCTCTTCACGTCGCGCAGCTCGTAGCTCCACTGGCTGTTGCCACCACGGGCCGTGGTCTGATAGGCCACCATCACATACTGACCGTCTGCCGATAGCGAGACGCTGCGCACGCGCTTGCCATCGGTCAGGTCGTGTACCATGTAGGGATGTTGCTTGCTGAGCACAGGTGTCAGCGCACGGGTCATGTCCATGGTCACGTGGATGCTGTCACTATCGGCTGGCTGAGCCAGAAAACGTACAGCCACCTCGTGGTGCTCGGGGGCCAGTTTCACCTCGCCCTTCACCTCTTGACCATCAACATAGACCTGATAGTTCTTGGGACCTTTCACGTGGATGGATCCCTTGGTATAGTCGCTGTTGTTCACGTAGAAGCTAAGCACACCCACACTCTTGCTGTCTGCCAACGAGGGCAACACATGACCCTCGAAGGTGGTGAGAGGCTGACTTCCCAAGGCCAGCTCGTTGAGAAGGGTTTTCTCGTCAAACTTATCACCTTTCACATTCACAGAGTCCATGCACTGCGGTGTCTTCACCGCAAAGGGACCTGCCAGGTTGAAGGCCTTCACGTCGGTCTTCACCTGTGCCGATGCTGCCATACTCAACAGCAGCATGGCAAACACAATCTTGCGATTCATCATTGCTTTTCTATTTTATTTTTTGTATTAGTCTGATGCTATTTTCCAAGTTCCCAGAAAGCCACAGCTGCTGCGGCAGCCACATTCAGGGAGTCCACGCCATGGGCCATCGGGATGCGCACCACATAATCGGTGCTGGCAATGGTGTCCTTGGGCAATCCGTCGCCCTCTGTTCCCATCACGATGGCCAACCGAGTCTCTGCTTTCAGCCTGGGATCGTCGAGGGCTATCGACTTGTCGGTCAGCGCCATCGCCACAGTCTTGAAGCCCATAGTCTTCAGCTCGTCATAGCTATCCAGCCAGGTCCAAGGCACCAGAAAGACCGACCCCATCGACACACGCACGGCACGTCGGTTCAAAGGGTCGCAGGCATTCCTTGTCAGCAGCACGGCATCAATGCCCAAAGCTGCTGCCGAACGGAAGATGGCCCCGATGTTTGTCGTGTCCACCACCCCATCAATGACTACCACCCGACGGGCGCCATCGAGCACACGCGCCATCGAGCATGCAGGCTGACGGCGCATGGCACACAACACACCACGTGTCAAGGTGTAGCCCGTCAACTGCGCCAGCAGTTCGCGCTCACCCGTATAGACAGGTATATCGCCACATCGTGCAATGATATCAGCCGCATCCCCCGTGATATGTCGGCGTTCGCAAAGCAGCGACACAGGCACATACCCCGCGTCCAGCGCCACCCTGATCACCTTCGGGCTCTCAGCAATAAACATCCCCTTTTCAGGATCCAGAACATTGCGCAACTGCGCTTCGGTCAACTTCCCGAACACCTCCAGTCCCGCATCATTCAACGAAGAAACTTCAATAATCATAACCTCTCACCTCTCAATTCTCATCTCTCATCTCTCATCTCTCATCTTGCGGCGCAGCCGCACATCACTGTGCCGCTCTATATTTTCCCTCTTCCTTATCGTTGAGCATCGAGAGATACGACTGATAGCGACTTTCTGCAATGTAGTGATTTTCCAAGGCTTCGAGCACGGCGCAACCAGGCTCGTGCGTATGCGTACAATTTGAGAATCGACAGTCTTTCGAAAAGCGGAAGATGTCCTTGAAATAACCCGTAATCTCTTCGGGCTCCATGTCGAAGGTACCAAATCCTTTGATACCCGGCGTATCAATTAAGTATCCAGAGGGGGCGATGGGAATCATCTCACTGAACGTCGTGGTGTGCATACCCGTATTGTGTGCATCGCTGATCTCCGAGGTGCGCAGGTTGGCATGGGGCGCCAGTCGGTTTATCAGTGTTGACTTGCCCACACCACTATTGCCGCTCAACAGTGTCACCTTGCCATTCAGCATCTGTCGCAGGTCTTCTACACCATCACCTCGACAGGCCGAAATCTGACGACACTCATAACCGACAGTCTCGTAGAGCGTTACCATCATCTGTTGATAACGCAACTCATCGGCATCCAGCAGGTCTGTCTTGTTAAACACCAATACCACAGGGACACTATAAGCCTCAGCCGATGCGAGAAAACGATCAATAAAAGTGGTTGAAGTTTCTGGTTTACTAATTGTTACAATCAGGAAAGCCTGGTCAACATTAGCCGCAAGAATATGACTCTGCTTCGATAAATTAATACTCTTGCGGATAATATAGTTGCGGCGGTCCGCTATCTCAACAATCCATCCTTCGCCATTCACCTCCACACGGTCGCCCACAGCAACGGGGTTGGTGGTGCGAATGCCCTTCAGACGGAAATTACCCTTTATCTTACAATCAAGCAGCTGGCCATCGTCCATGCGGACGGTGTACCAGCTGCCAGTATTCTTAATGACCAGTCCTTTCATTAAACCGTCATAATCTCCTTGTTCTTAGCCTCAATCAGCTCATCGAGCTTCTTGATATATTTGTCGTGCAACTTCTGCAACTCTGCCTCGGCATCCTTCTCGTTGTCTTCGCTCAGACCGTCCTTGATGGCCTTCTTCAGCTTATCCTTCACGTCGGCACGCACATTGCGCACCTCCACCTTTGCCTTCTCGGCTATCTTATTGCACTGCTTCACCAAGTCACGACGACGCTCTTCTGTGGGCTGAGGAAGTGCCAGTCGAATCACCTCGCCATTGTTCTCTGGGGTGATACCGACATCGCTGTCCATGATGGCCTTCTCAATATCACGAATCTGCTTGCGGTCCCAAGGTTTGATGGCGATGGTTCGTGCATCGGGACAGTTCACCGTGGCCACCTGATTCAGTGGTACTCTGCTTCCATATGACTCCACACGCACGCCATCAAGGATGGCCACGTTGGCACGTCCGGCACGAATGCGGCTCAATTCTTCCTCCAAGAACATCGCAGCCATCTCCATGCGCTCTTCACTTTTACTCAATGTCTCTTTAACGTCTATCATAATTATTTGATTTAATTTTCTGTTGACAAATTTAGTGGTTTTATTTTGATTGAGCAACAAAAAGGATTTTTTTTTGTAAAAAAACAAAGGAAATGTACTATTTTTCCAAAATAATATATATCTTTGCCACAAAATAGTCGAAAGTTATGAAGGTTTTAAGAAGTTTAATTGCAGCACTGCTGCTCACAGTCAGCGCCCAAATGATGGCCGACAATTTTGTCTATCTGACCGTTAGTCAGAATGGCTCTGCCAGCAATTTTGAGGTGAGCAAGATTAACAAGATCACATTCGATGCCTCCGACATGATTTTCACCATGACCGATGGCACTTCACAGCGTCTGCCACTTTCTGGGTTGTCGAAGATGTTTTTCTCGGATGGCGGGCTCAACAGCATTGCCACACAGGACATGGCTTCGAAGTGTGAACTGCGCGATGGCACCTTGCGTATTGAGATTGCCAACGGTGAGCGTTGCACACTTTACAATTTGAAAGGTGAGGAGATTTTTAAAGCCAACGAATCTGTCACGCTCAGCGTCAGCTCGCTGAAAAAGGGCGTCTATATCGTTAAGATTGGAAACGAGGCAAAAAAAATACTCAACAAGTAGAAAACCTTTAAATAACTAAAAACACCTTGCTACTAACACCTTTCATCATTAACGTCATCTGCCTTCTTTTGTTCTTTTCAATAGGAGGCTACCTCTTCTATTTGCATCGGAAAGGAGTGCAGAAAAGACAGGAAAACGCAAACATGTCAAGCAGTCTGTCCGAAATCTTATCACCTCTAAAAATGAAAATTTGGGTGTATCATGTGGACCGACAGACGTTTTCGTGGATTGACAATGACGGTCGTCCAGGCAAGATGATAAAGGCATTGGAGTTTGCGCGCGATTACCTGCACGACGACTTCACACGCATCAACGAGGCTTTCGGCCGACTCATCAACAATCAGGAAGAGAAGGTGACGCTGTTCATCAAGGATGAAGACACATCTGACGAGAAGAAAGAAACCCGCTATTTCAATTTGGAGCTGTCGTTATACCGATATCCCAACGGCAAGCCATACCTGATCTTTGGTGCGCGTCGCGACATCACCAAAAAGCACCAGCGCATCAACTATGAGAAGGAAGTGCTGCTGCGCTATCAGAACATCTTTGATTCGTCTTTTTCTGGGCTGGCAATCTTTGCGCCAGATGGCACCATGATTGATGCCAACGAGGAGTTTGCTAAAATCCTGCGCATGACACGCGAGGAGCTCAGGGCCAGCAACATCACTGTCATGGACAGCTTTGGCGAGGACATCATTGACATCGTCAAGCAACACGAGGTGCATGTCTGCTGCATTGCACACCCTCAGCCCAATCGTGATCCCGTATATATTGAAATACAACTCAAGCCTATCTTCGACGAAAACGGCAACTTGAAATACATATTCTGCACTGGAAGAGACATGGGCGAGTTCGTGCATGCGTTCAGAAAGCTGAAAGAAGGGACACAGCAACTTGATGTGGTCAACAAGGAGATTACGAACTACATCAGCAATATAGACTACATTCTGCAAATGGGTGGTCTGCGCATCATCAAGTATTCACCAACCACCCACGACTTAACGATCTTTGATGGCAATCACAAGGAGCTCTATACACTGACTCAGGTGCGCTGTATGGTATTTGTTGACGATGCCGACAAACGTGTTCTCACGCACGCCTTTAAGATGCTCGACAACAAAACACCTAAACCTATCACTACGAATGTCAAGACCATCATTCGCAACAAGGGTACAGAGGTGCTGTACCTACAGTTCGACCTGCTGCCTGTCTTCGACGAGAATGGTGCCGTCAAGTCTTACTTTGGCATCTGCCGAGACGTAAGCCAGACCAAATGGACCGAGCATCTGCTTGCCATTGAGACGGCACGTGCACAGG
Proteins encoded in this region:
- a CDS encoding prolyl oligopeptidase family serine peptidase; protein product: MMNRKIVFAMLLLSMAASAQVKTDVKAFNLAGPFAVKTPQCMDSVNVKGDKFDEKTLLNELALGSQPLTTFEGHVLPSLADSKSVGVLSFYVNNSDYTKGSIHVKGPKNYQVYVDGQEVKGEVKLAPEHHEVAVRFLAQPADSDSIHVTMDMTRALTPVLSKQHPYMVHDLTDGKRVRSVSLSADGQYVMVAYQTTARGGNSQWSYELRDVKSQRLLSRPTSMGRWMPRTCAYIEEEYQGNKRVLYQVNPLTGQRRQWAYDIPRDDYTISPTEDFLIFTCQEEGPKEDADVYQVLEMDDRQPGWRSRYYLKRYDIASGLCQRITFGRQTTYLSDISQDGKKLLVVSSYSRLAKRPTEVQDVFVIDAQTLQTDTLMQCEGFLGGGTFSPDGRQILFSGSPEAFNRIGCQLAADVTPSMTENELFLYDIATKQVKPLTKDFDPSVTGHVVWSSVDEKVYFRAECRDYVYLYQLNPQNGQIKRMPVTGDNIYRYDMASHAATVAYLSYKTMEPASAYVASVANIFKKAKDSQLFDGREALGDAELGTCEDWNYTNSKGDTVYGRLYLPKDFDATKKYPMIVYYYGGCSPTSRYFESPYAPQYWNSLGYVAYIVEPSGATGFGQEWASRHVNTAGHGPAEDIIEGVKQICAAHPFINAEKVGCMGASYGGFMTQYLQTQTDIFAAAVSHAGIANHTSYWGQGYWGYNYSEVSMANSYPWSHRQLYVDQSPLFNADKIHTPLLLLHGDADTNVPLVESLQMFTALKLLGREVALVQVKGENHHILDYAKKEKWLATQMAWFAKWLKDDSTWWDALYPQKNL
- a CDS encoding RNA methyltransferase, with the protein product MIIEVSSLNDAGLEVFGKLTEAQLRNVLDPEKGMFIAESPKVIRVALDAGYVPVSLLCERRHITGDAADIIARCGDIPVYTGERELLAQLTGYTLTRGVLCAMRRQPACSMARVLDGARRVVVIDGVVDTTNIGAIFRSAAALGIDAVLLTRNACDPLNRRAVRVSMGSVFLVPWTWLDSYDELKTMGFKTVAMALTDKSIALDDPRLKAETRLAIVMGTEGDGLPKDTIASTDYVVRIPMAHGVDSLNVAAAAAVAFWELGK
- the rsgA gene encoding ribosome small subunit-dependent GTPase A: MKGLVIKNTGSWYTVRMDDGQLLDCKIKGNFRLKGIRTTNPVAVGDRVEVNGEGWIVEIADRRNYIIRKSINLSKQSHILAANVDQAFLIVTISKPETSTTFIDRFLASAEAYSVPVVLVFNKTDLLDADELRYQQMMVTLYETVGYECRQISACRGDGVEDLRQMLNGKVTLLSGNSGVGKSTLINRLAPHANLRTSEISDAHNTGMHTTTFSEMIPIAPSGYLIDTPGIKGFGTFDMEPEEITGYFKDIFRFSKDCRFSNCTHTHEPGCAVLEALENHYIAESRYQSYLSMLNDKEEGKYRAAQ
- the frr gene encoding ribosome recycling factor; this translates as MIDVKETLSKSEERMEMAAMFLEEELSRIRAGRANVAILDGVRVESYGSRVPLNQVATVNCPDARTIAIKPWDRKQIRDIEKAIMDSDVGITPENNGEVIRLALPQPTEERRRDLVKQCNKIAEKAKVEVRNVRADVKDKLKKAIKDGLSEDNEKDAEAELQKLHDKYIKKLDELIEAKNKEIMTV
- a CDS encoding T9SS type A sorting domain-containing protein, yielding MKVLRSLIAALLLTVSAQMMADNFVYLTVSQNGSASNFEVSKINKITFDASDMIFTMTDGTSQRLPLSGLSKMFFSDGGLNSIATQDMASKCELRDGTLRIEIANGERCTLYNLKGEEIFKANESVTLSVSSLKKGVYIVKIGNEAKKILNK
- a CDS encoding ATP-binding protein, producing the protein MKIWVYHVDRQTFSWIDNDGRPGKMIKALEFARDYLHDDFTRINEAFGRLINNQEEKVTLFIKDEDTSDEKKETRYFNLELSLYRYPNGKPYLIFGARRDITKKHQRINYEKEVLLRYQNIFDSSFSGLAIFAPDGTMIDANEEFAKILRMTREELRASNITVMDSFGEDIIDIVKQHEVHVCCIAHPQPNRDPVYIEIQLKPIFDENGNLKYIFCTGRDMGEFVHAFRKLKEGTQQLDVVNKEITNYISNIDYILQMGGLRIIKYSPTTHDLTIFDGNHKELYTLTQVRCMVFVDDADKRVLTHAFKMLDNKTPKPITTNVKTIIRNKGTEVLYLQFDLLPVFDENGAVKSYFGICRDVSQTKWTEHLLAIETARAQEVESIKNAFLRNMSHEIRTPLNTVVGFAELFNAAASPEDESVFIEEIKNSSAHLLRLINDILFLSRLDAKMIEINPKPTDFSKSFEEHCYEGWNGHMKEGVKFNIEQPYNQLFVDIDDTQVGYVIRKIIENATTYTDHGSISARYDYIDGKLFITIEDTGRGIKKEDLPRIFERFVLGTNKGTGLELAICKELLQQMGGTISVYSEDEKGTSVVITLPCNAITIERKASL